A portion of the Symphalangus syndactylus isolate Jambi chromosome 13, NHGRI_mSymSyn1-v2.1_pri, whole genome shotgun sequence genome contains these proteins:
- the KCNC3 gene encoding potassium voltage-gated channel subfamily C member 3 isoform X3: MLSSVCVSSFRGRQGASKQQPAPTPQPPESPPPPPLPPQQQQPAQPGPAASPAGPPAPRGPGGRRAEPCPGLPAAAMGRHGGGGGDSGKIVINVGGVRHETYRSTLRTLPGTRLAGLTEPEAAARFDYDPGADEFFFDRHPGVFAYVLNYYRTGKLHCPADVCGPLFEEELGFWGIDETDVEACCWMTYRQHRDAEEALDSFEAPDPAGAANAANAAGAHDGGLDDEAGAGGGGLDGAGGELKRLCFQDAGGGAGGPPGGAGGAGGTWWRRWQPRVWALFEDPYSSRAARYVAFASLFFILISITTFCLETHEGFIHISNKTVTQASPIPGAPPENITNVEVETEPFLTYVEGVCVVWFTFEFLMRITFCPDKVEFLKSSLNIIDCVAILPFYLEVGLSGLSSKAAKDVLGFLRVVRFVRILRIFKLTRHFVGLRVLGHTLRASTNEFLLLIIFLALGVLIFATMIYYAERIGADPDDILGSNHTYFKNIPIGFWWAVVTMTTLGYGDMYPKTWSGMLVGALCALAGVLTIAMPVPVIVNNFGMYYSLAMAKQKLPKKKNKHIPRPPQPGSPNYCKPDPPPPPPPHPHHGSGGISPPPPITPPSVGVTVAGAYPAGPHAHPGLLRGGAGGLGIMGLPPLPAPGEPCPLAQEEVIEINRAVDPRPNGDPAAAALAHEDCPAIDQPAMSPEDKSPITPGSRGRYSRDRACFLLTDYAASPDGSIRKGYEKSRSLSSIAGLSGVSLRLAPLATPPGSPRAARRAPPTLPSIL, encoded by the exons ATGCTGAGCTCAGTCTGCGTCTCGTCCTTCCGCGGGCGCCAGGGGGCCAGCAAGCAGCAGCCGGCGCCAACGCCGCAGCCGCCCGAGTccccgccgccgccaccgctgccgccgcagcagcagcagcctgcgCAGCCCGGCCCCGCCGCGTCCCCGGCGGGCCCCCCGGCACCCCGCGGGCCCGGGGGCCGGCGCGCCGAGCCATGCCCCGGGCTGCCGGCGGCGGCCATGGGGCGGcacggcggcggcggtggcgacAGCGGCAAGATCGTGATCAACGTGGGCGGCGTGCGCCATGAGACGTACCGCTCGACGCTGCGCACCCTGCCGGGGACGCGGCTGGCCGGCCTGACGGAGCCCGAGGCGGCGGCACGCTTCGACTACGACCCGGGCGCCGACGAGTTCTTCTTTGACCGGCACCCGGGAGTCTTCGCGTACGTGCTCAACTACTACCGCACTGGCAAGCTGCACTGCCCGGCCGACGTGTGCGGACCCCTGTTTGAGGAGGAGCTCGGCTTCTGGGGCATCGACGAGACCGACGTGgaggcctgctgctggatgaccTACCGGCAGCATCGCGACGCTGAGGAGGCGCTCGACTCCTTCGAGGCGCCCGACCCCGCAGGCGCCGCCAACGCCGCCAACGCCGCCGGCGCCCACGACGGAGGCCTGGACGACGAAGCgggcgcgggcggcggcggcctGGACGGAGCGGGCGGCGAGCTCAAGCGCCTCTGCTTCCAGGACGCGGGCGGCGGCGCCGGGGGGCCGCCAGGGGGCGCGGGCGGCGCGGGCGGCACGTGGTGGCGCCGCTGGCAGCCCCGCGTGTGGGCGCTCTTCGAGGACCCCTACTCGTCGCGGGCTGCCAGG TATGTGGCCTTCGCCTCCCTCTTCTTCATCCTCATCTCCATCACCACCTTCTGCCTGGAAACCCATGAGGGCTTcatccatatcagcaacaagacGGTGACCCAGGCCTCCCCGATCCCCGGGGCACCTCCGGAGAACATCACCAACGTGGAGGTGGAGACGGAGCCCTTCCTGACCTACGTGGAGGGGGTGTGCGTGGTCTGGTTCACCTTCGAGTTCCTCATGCGCATCACCTTCTGCCCGGACAAGGTGGAGTTTCTTAAAAGCAGCCTCAACATCATTGACTGTGTGGCCATCCTGCCCTTCTATCTCGAGGTGGGCCTCTCGGGCCTCAGCTCCAAGGCTGCCAAAGACGTGCTGGGCTTCCTGCGGGTGGTCCGCTTTGTCCGCATCCTGCGCATCTTCAAGCTGACCCGGCACTTCGTGGGGCTGCGCGTGCTGGGACACACGCTCCGCGCCAGCACCAACGAGTTCCTGCTGCTCATCATCTTCCTGGCCCTGGGAGTGCTCATCTTCGCCACCATGATTTACTACGCTGAGCGCATTGGCGCCGACCCCGATGACATCCTGGGCTCCAACCACACCTACTTCAAGAACATCCCCATTGGCTTCTGGTGGGCCGTGGTCACCATGACGACCCTGGGCTATGGAGACATGTACCCCAAGACATGGTCGGGGATGCTGGTTGGGGCGCTGTGTGCCCTGGCGGGGGTGCTGACCATCGCCATGCCCGTGCCCGTCATTGTCAACAACTTTGGCATGTACTATTCACTGGCCATGGCTAAGCAGAAGCTGCCCAAGAAGAAGAACAAACATATCCCCCGGCCCCCGCAACCGGGCTCGCCCAACTACTGCAAGCCTGACCCACCCCCGCCACCCCCGCCCCACCCACACCACGGCAGCGGGGGCATCAGCCCGCCGCCACCCATCACCCCACCCTCCGTGGGGGTGACTGTGGCCGGGGCCTACCCAGCGGGGCCCCATGCGCACCCCGGGCTGCTCAGGGGGGGAGCGGGTGGGCTGGGGATCATGGGGCTGCCTCCTCTGCCGGCCCCTGGTGAGCCTTGCCCGTTGGCTCAGGAGGAGGTGATTGAGATCAACCGGGCAG TAG ATCCTCGCCCCAATGGGGATCCGGCAGCAGCTGCGCTTGCCCACGAGGACTGCCCAGCCATTGACCAGCCCGCCATGTCCCCGGAAGACAAGAGCCCCATCACACCTGGAAGCCGTGGCCGCTATAGCCGGGACCGAGCCTGCTTCCTCCTCACCGACTATGCCGCTTCCCCTGATGGCTCCATCCGAAAAG GTTACGAGAAATCCCGCAGCCTGAGCAGCATCGCGGGCCTGAGCGGGGTGTCCCTGCGCCTCGCGCCCCTTGCCACCCCCCCTGGCTCTCCCCGGGCCGCCCGCCGCGCTCCCCCGACCCTGCCCTCCATCCTTTAG
- the KCNC3 gene encoding potassium voltage-gated channel subfamily C member 3 isoform X4 yields MLSSVCVSSFRGRQGASKQQPAPTPQPPESPPPPPLPPQQQQPAQPGPAASPAGPPAPRGPGGRRAEPCPGLPAAAMGRHGGGGGDSGKIVINVGGVRHETYRSTLRTLPGTRLAGLTEPEAAARFDYDPGADEFFFDRHPGVFAYVLNYYRTGKLHCPADVCGPLFEEELGFWGIDETDVEACCWMTYRQHRDAEEALDSFEAPDPAGAANAANAAGAHDGGLDDEAGAGGGGLDGAGGELKRLCFQDAGGGAGGPPGGAGGAGGTWWRRWQPRVWALFEDPYSSRAARYVAFASLFFILISITTFCLETHEGFIHISNKTVTQASPIPGAPPENITNVEVETEPFLTYVEGVCVVWFTFEFLMRITFCPDKVEFLKSSLNIIDCVAILPFYLEVGLSGLSSKAAKDVLGFLRVVRFVRILRIFKLTRHFVGLRVLGHTLRASTNEFLLLIIFLALGVLIFATMIYYAERIGADPDDILGSNHTYFKNIPIGFWWAVVTMTTLGYGDMYPKTWSGMLVGALCALAGVLTIAMPVPVIVNNFGMYYSLAMAKQKLPKKKNKHIPRPPQPGSPNYCKPDPPPPPPPHPHHGSGGISPPPPITPPSVGVTVAGAYPAGPHAHPGLLRGGAGGLGIMGLPPLPAPGEPCPLAQEEVIEINRADPRPNGDPAAAALAHEDCPAIDQPAMSPEDKSPITPGSRGRYSRDRACFLLTDYAASPDGSIRKALVTA; encoded by the exons ATGCTGAGCTCAGTCTGCGTCTCGTCCTTCCGCGGGCGCCAGGGGGCCAGCAAGCAGCAGCCGGCGCCAACGCCGCAGCCGCCCGAGTccccgccgccgccaccgctgccgccgcagcagcagcagcctgcgCAGCCCGGCCCCGCCGCGTCCCCGGCGGGCCCCCCGGCACCCCGCGGGCCCGGGGGCCGGCGCGCCGAGCCATGCCCCGGGCTGCCGGCGGCGGCCATGGGGCGGcacggcggcggcggtggcgacAGCGGCAAGATCGTGATCAACGTGGGCGGCGTGCGCCATGAGACGTACCGCTCGACGCTGCGCACCCTGCCGGGGACGCGGCTGGCCGGCCTGACGGAGCCCGAGGCGGCGGCACGCTTCGACTACGACCCGGGCGCCGACGAGTTCTTCTTTGACCGGCACCCGGGAGTCTTCGCGTACGTGCTCAACTACTACCGCACTGGCAAGCTGCACTGCCCGGCCGACGTGTGCGGACCCCTGTTTGAGGAGGAGCTCGGCTTCTGGGGCATCGACGAGACCGACGTGgaggcctgctgctggatgaccTACCGGCAGCATCGCGACGCTGAGGAGGCGCTCGACTCCTTCGAGGCGCCCGACCCCGCAGGCGCCGCCAACGCCGCCAACGCCGCCGGCGCCCACGACGGAGGCCTGGACGACGAAGCgggcgcgggcggcggcggcctGGACGGAGCGGGCGGCGAGCTCAAGCGCCTCTGCTTCCAGGACGCGGGCGGCGGCGCCGGGGGGCCGCCAGGGGGCGCGGGCGGCGCGGGCGGCACGTGGTGGCGCCGCTGGCAGCCCCGCGTGTGGGCGCTCTTCGAGGACCCCTACTCGTCGCGGGCTGCCAGG TATGTGGCCTTCGCCTCCCTCTTCTTCATCCTCATCTCCATCACCACCTTCTGCCTGGAAACCCATGAGGGCTTcatccatatcagcaacaagacGGTGACCCAGGCCTCCCCGATCCCCGGGGCACCTCCGGAGAACATCACCAACGTGGAGGTGGAGACGGAGCCCTTCCTGACCTACGTGGAGGGGGTGTGCGTGGTCTGGTTCACCTTCGAGTTCCTCATGCGCATCACCTTCTGCCCGGACAAGGTGGAGTTTCTTAAAAGCAGCCTCAACATCATTGACTGTGTGGCCATCCTGCCCTTCTATCTCGAGGTGGGCCTCTCGGGCCTCAGCTCCAAGGCTGCCAAAGACGTGCTGGGCTTCCTGCGGGTGGTCCGCTTTGTCCGCATCCTGCGCATCTTCAAGCTGACCCGGCACTTCGTGGGGCTGCGCGTGCTGGGACACACGCTCCGCGCCAGCACCAACGAGTTCCTGCTGCTCATCATCTTCCTGGCCCTGGGAGTGCTCATCTTCGCCACCATGATTTACTACGCTGAGCGCATTGGCGCCGACCCCGATGACATCCTGGGCTCCAACCACACCTACTTCAAGAACATCCCCATTGGCTTCTGGTGGGCCGTGGTCACCATGACGACCCTGGGCTATGGAGACATGTACCCCAAGACATGGTCGGGGATGCTGGTTGGGGCGCTGTGTGCCCTGGCGGGGGTGCTGACCATCGCCATGCCCGTGCCCGTCATTGTCAACAACTTTGGCATGTACTATTCACTGGCCATGGCTAAGCAGAAGCTGCCCAAGAAGAAGAACAAACATATCCCCCGGCCCCCGCAACCGGGCTCGCCCAACTACTGCAAGCCTGACCCACCCCCGCCACCCCCGCCCCACCCACACCACGGCAGCGGGGGCATCAGCCCGCCGCCACCCATCACCCCACCCTCCGTGGGGGTGACTGTGGCCGGGGCCTACCCAGCGGGGCCCCATGCGCACCCCGGGCTGCTCAGGGGGGGAGCGGGTGGGCTGGGGATCATGGGGCTGCCTCCTCTGCCGGCCCCTGGTGAGCCTTGCCCGTTGGCTCAGGAGGAGGTGATTGAGATCAACCGGGCAG ATCCTCGCCCCAATGGGGATCCGGCAGCAGCTGCGCTTGCCCACGAGGACTGCCCAGCCATTGACCAGCCCGCCATGTCCCCGGAAGACAAGAGCCCCATCACACCTGGAAGCCGTGGCCGCTATAGCCGGGACCGAGCCTGCTTCCTCCTCACCGACTATGCCGCTTCCCCTGATGGCTCCATCCGAAAAG CTCTTGTCACCGCCTGA
- the LOC134732267 gene encoding mitogen-activated protein kinase kinase kinase 11-like, with amino-acid sequence MSLPPPQPLAAQSCRGWVTPPPISSPGFPHPRLASTWGAASSLRSPSRSRWPRPSPLSLRSASRSLGPAPRRSPFSGPAPHSPFFPRTPPVRLLAHPIFYRSCLLPQSRRCFLALWPLPSPVLSASLRAPSSPALIYPGSSNLQSAAV; translated from the exons ATGTCACTCCCCCCTCCGCAGCCTCTTGCTGCCCAGAGCTGCCGGGGCTGGGTCACCCCTCCCCCCATCTCGAGCCCTGGATTCCCCCATCCCCGCCTCGCCTCGACTTGGG GCGCCGCCTCCTCCCTCCGCAGCCCCAGCCGCAGCCGCTGGCCCCGCCCCAGCCCCCTGAGCCTGCGCTCTGCCTCTCGGAGCCTAGGGCCCGCTCCGAGGCGGTCCCCTTTTTCTGGCCCCGCCCCTCACTCTCCATTCTTCCCCAGAACCCCACCTGTCAGACTCCTAGCCCACCCCATTTTTTATCGGTCCTGCCTATTGCCTCAGTCTAGACGGTGCTTCCTGGCGCTTTGGCCTCTCCCCTCTCCCGTCCTCTCTGCCTCCTTGCGTGCACCCTCCTCACCAGCCCTCATCTACCCTGGGTCCTCCAATCTGCAGTCCGCCGCGGTGTAG
- the KCNC3 gene encoding potassium voltage-gated channel subfamily C member 3 isoform X1, translated as MLSSVCVSSFRGRQGASKQQPAPTPQPPESPPPPPLPPQQQQPAQPGPAASPAGPPAPRGPGGRRAEPCPGLPAAAMGRHGGGGGDSGKIVINVGGVRHETYRSTLRTLPGTRLAGLTEPEAAARFDYDPGADEFFFDRHPGVFAYVLNYYRTGKLHCPADVCGPLFEEELGFWGIDETDVEACCWMTYRQHRDAEEALDSFEAPDPAGAANAANAAGAHDGGLDDEAGAGGGGLDGAGGELKRLCFQDAGGGAGGPPGGAGGAGGTWWRRWQPRVWALFEDPYSSRAARYVAFASLFFILISITTFCLETHEGFIHISNKTVTQASPIPGAPPENITNVEVETEPFLTYVEGVCVVWFTFEFLMRITFCPDKVEFLKSSLNIIDCVAILPFYLEVGLSGLSSKAAKDVLGFLRVVRFVRILRIFKLTRHFVGLRVLGHTLRASTNEFLLLIIFLALGVLIFATMIYYAERIGADPDDILGSNHTYFKNIPIGFWWAVVTMTTLGYGDMYPKTWSGMLVGALCALAGVLTIAMPVPVIVNNFGMYYSLAMAKQKLPKKKNKHIPRPPQPGSPNYCKPDPPPPPPPHPHHGSGGISPPPPITPPSVGVTVAGAYPAGPHAHPGLLRGGAGGLGIMGLPPLPAPGEPCPLAQEEVIEINRADPRPNGDPAAAALAHEDCPAIDQPAMSPEDKSPITPGSRGRYSRDRACFLLTDYAASPDGSIRKGYEKSRSLSSIAGLSGVSLRLAPLATPPGSPRAARRAPPTLPSIL; from the exons ATGCTGAGCTCAGTCTGCGTCTCGTCCTTCCGCGGGCGCCAGGGGGCCAGCAAGCAGCAGCCGGCGCCAACGCCGCAGCCGCCCGAGTccccgccgccgccaccgctgccgccgcagcagcagcagcctgcgCAGCCCGGCCCCGCCGCGTCCCCGGCGGGCCCCCCGGCACCCCGCGGGCCCGGGGGCCGGCGCGCCGAGCCATGCCCCGGGCTGCCGGCGGCGGCCATGGGGCGGcacggcggcggcggtggcgacAGCGGCAAGATCGTGATCAACGTGGGCGGCGTGCGCCATGAGACGTACCGCTCGACGCTGCGCACCCTGCCGGGGACGCGGCTGGCCGGCCTGACGGAGCCCGAGGCGGCGGCACGCTTCGACTACGACCCGGGCGCCGACGAGTTCTTCTTTGACCGGCACCCGGGAGTCTTCGCGTACGTGCTCAACTACTACCGCACTGGCAAGCTGCACTGCCCGGCCGACGTGTGCGGACCCCTGTTTGAGGAGGAGCTCGGCTTCTGGGGCATCGACGAGACCGACGTGgaggcctgctgctggatgaccTACCGGCAGCATCGCGACGCTGAGGAGGCGCTCGACTCCTTCGAGGCGCCCGACCCCGCAGGCGCCGCCAACGCCGCCAACGCCGCCGGCGCCCACGACGGAGGCCTGGACGACGAAGCgggcgcgggcggcggcggcctGGACGGAGCGGGCGGCGAGCTCAAGCGCCTCTGCTTCCAGGACGCGGGCGGCGGCGCCGGGGGGCCGCCAGGGGGCGCGGGCGGCGCGGGCGGCACGTGGTGGCGCCGCTGGCAGCCCCGCGTGTGGGCGCTCTTCGAGGACCCCTACTCGTCGCGGGCTGCCAGG TATGTGGCCTTCGCCTCCCTCTTCTTCATCCTCATCTCCATCACCACCTTCTGCCTGGAAACCCATGAGGGCTTcatccatatcagcaacaagacGGTGACCCAGGCCTCCCCGATCCCCGGGGCACCTCCGGAGAACATCACCAACGTGGAGGTGGAGACGGAGCCCTTCCTGACCTACGTGGAGGGGGTGTGCGTGGTCTGGTTCACCTTCGAGTTCCTCATGCGCATCACCTTCTGCCCGGACAAGGTGGAGTTTCTTAAAAGCAGCCTCAACATCATTGACTGTGTGGCCATCCTGCCCTTCTATCTCGAGGTGGGCCTCTCGGGCCTCAGCTCCAAGGCTGCCAAAGACGTGCTGGGCTTCCTGCGGGTGGTCCGCTTTGTCCGCATCCTGCGCATCTTCAAGCTGACCCGGCACTTCGTGGGGCTGCGCGTGCTGGGACACACGCTCCGCGCCAGCACCAACGAGTTCCTGCTGCTCATCATCTTCCTGGCCCTGGGAGTGCTCATCTTCGCCACCATGATTTACTACGCTGAGCGCATTGGCGCCGACCCCGATGACATCCTGGGCTCCAACCACACCTACTTCAAGAACATCCCCATTGGCTTCTGGTGGGCCGTGGTCACCATGACGACCCTGGGCTATGGAGACATGTACCCCAAGACATGGTCGGGGATGCTGGTTGGGGCGCTGTGTGCCCTGGCGGGGGTGCTGACCATCGCCATGCCCGTGCCCGTCATTGTCAACAACTTTGGCATGTACTATTCACTGGCCATGGCTAAGCAGAAGCTGCCCAAGAAGAAGAACAAACATATCCCCCGGCCCCCGCAACCGGGCTCGCCCAACTACTGCAAGCCTGACCCACCCCCGCCACCCCCGCCCCACCCACACCACGGCAGCGGGGGCATCAGCCCGCCGCCACCCATCACCCCACCCTCCGTGGGGGTGACTGTGGCCGGGGCCTACCCAGCGGGGCCCCATGCGCACCCCGGGCTGCTCAGGGGGGGAGCGGGTGGGCTGGGGATCATGGGGCTGCCTCCTCTGCCGGCCCCTGGTGAGCCTTGCCCGTTGGCTCAGGAGGAGGTGATTGAGATCAACCGGGCAG ATCCTCGCCCCAATGGGGATCCGGCAGCAGCTGCGCTTGCCCACGAGGACTGCCCAGCCATTGACCAGCCCGCCATGTCCCCGGAAGACAAGAGCCCCATCACACCTGGAAGCCGTGGCCGCTATAGCCGGGACCGAGCCTGCTTCCTCCTCACCGACTATGCCGCTTCCCCTGATGGCTCCATCCGAAAAG GTTACGAGAAATCCCGCAGCCTGAGCAGCATCGCGGGCCTGAGCGGGGTGTCCCTGCGCCTCGCGCCCCTTGCCACCCCCCCTGGCTCTCCCCGGGCCGCCCGCCGCGCTCCCCCGACCCTGCCCTCCATCCTTTAG
- the KCNC3 gene encoding potassium voltage-gated channel subfamily C member 3 isoform X2, with translation MLSSVCVSSFRGRQGASKQQPAPTPQPPESPPPPPLPPQQQQPAQPGPAASPAGPPAPRGPGGRRAEPCPGLPAAAMGRHGGGGGDSGKIVINVGGVRHETYRSTLRTLPGTRLAGLTEPEAAARFDYDPGADEFFFDRHPGVFAYVLNYYRTGKLHCPADVCGPLFEEELGFWGIDETDVEACCWMTYRQHRDAEEALDSFEAPDPAGAANAANAAGAHDGGLDDEAGAGGGGLDGAGGELKRLCFQDAGGGAGGPPGGAGGAGGTWWRRWQPRVWALFEDPYSSRAARYVAFASLFFILISITTFCLETHEGFIHISNKTVTQASPIPGAPPENITNVEVETEPFLTYVEGVCVVWFTFEFLMRITFCPDKVEFLKSSLNIIDCVAILPFYLEVGLSGLSSKAAKDVLGFLRVVRFVRILRIFKLTRHFVGLRVLGHTLRASTNEFLLLIIFLALGVLIFATMIYYAERIGADPDDILGSNHTYFKNIPIGFWWAVVTMTTLGYGDMYPKTWSGMLVGALCALAGVLTIAMPVPVIVNNFGMYYSLAMAKQKLPKKKNKHIPRPPQPGSPNYCKPDPPPPPPPHPHHGSGGISPPPPITPPSVGVTVAGAYPAGPHAHPGLLRGGAGGLGIMGLPPLPAPGEPCPLAQEEVIEINRADPRPNGDPAAAALAHEDCPAIDQPAMSPEDKSPITPGSRGRYSRDRACFLLTDYAASPDGSIRKATGAPPLPPQDWRKPGPPSFLPDLNANAAAWISP, from the exons ATGCTGAGCTCAGTCTGCGTCTCGTCCTTCCGCGGGCGCCAGGGGGCCAGCAAGCAGCAGCCGGCGCCAACGCCGCAGCCGCCCGAGTccccgccgccgccaccgctgccgccgcagcagcagcagcctgcgCAGCCCGGCCCCGCCGCGTCCCCGGCGGGCCCCCCGGCACCCCGCGGGCCCGGGGGCCGGCGCGCCGAGCCATGCCCCGGGCTGCCGGCGGCGGCCATGGGGCGGcacggcggcggcggtggcgacAGCGGCAAGATCGTGATCAACGTGGGCGGCGTGCGCCATGAGACGTACCGCTCGACGCTGCGCACCCTGCCGGGGACGCGGCTGGCCGGCCTGACGGAGCCCGAGGCGGCGGCACGCTTCGACTACGACCCGGGCGCCGACGAGTTCTTCTTTGACCGGCACCCGGGAGTCTTCGCGTACGTGCTCAACTACTACCGCACTGGCAAGCTGCACTGCCCGGCCGACGTGTGCGGACCCCTGTTTGAGGAGGAGCTCGGCTTCTGGGGCATCGACGAGACCGACGTGgaggcctgctgctggatgaccTACCGGCAGCATCGCGACGCTGAGGAGGCGCTCGACTCCTTCGAGGCGCCCGACCCCGCAGGCGCCGCCAACGCCGCCAACGCCGCCGGCGCCCACGACGGAGGCCTGGACGACGAAGCgggcgcgggcggcggcggcctGGACGGAGCGGGCGGCGAGCTCAAGCGCCTCTGCTTCCAGGACGCGGGCGGCGGCGCCGGGGGGCCGCCAGGGGGCGCGGGCGGCGCGGGCGGCACGTGGTGGCGCCGCTGGCAGCCCCGCGTGTGGGCGCTCTTCGAGGACCCCTACTCGTCGCGGGCTGCCAGG TATGTGGCCTTCGCCTCCCTCTTCTTCATCCTCATCTCCATCACCACCTTCTGCCTGGAAACCCATGAGGGCTTcatccatatcagcaacaagacGGTGACCCAGGCCTCCCCGATCCCCGGGGCACCTCCGGAGAACATCACCAACGTGGAGGTGGAGACGGAGCCCTTCCTGACCTACGTGGAGGGGGTGTGCGTGGTCTGGTTCACCTTCGAGTTCCTCATGCGCATCACCTTCTGCCCGGACAAGGTGGAGTTTCTTAAAAGCAGCCTCAACATCATTGACTGTGTGGCCATCCTGCCCTTCTATCTCGAGGTGGGCCTCTCGGGCCTCAGCTCCAAGGCTGCCAAAGACGTGCTGGGCTTCCTGCGGGTGGTCCGCTTTGTCCGCATCCTGCGCATCTTCAAGCTGACCCGGCACTTCGTGGGGCTGCGCGTGCTGGGACACACGCTCCGCGCCAGCACCAACGAGTTCCTGCTGCTCATCATCTTCCTGGCCCTGGGAGTGCTCATCTTCGCCACCATGATTTACTACGCTGAGCGCATTGGCGCCGACCCCGATGACATCCTGGGCTCCAACCACACCTACTTCAAGAACATCCCCATTGGCTTCTGGTGGGCCGTGGTCACCATGACGACCCTGGGCTATGGAGACATGTACCCCAAGACATGGTCGGGGATGCTGGTTGGGGCGCTGTGTGCCCTGGCGGGGGTGCTGACCATCGCCATGCCCGTGCCCGTCATTGTCAACAACTTTGGCATGTACTATTCACTGGCCATGGCTAAGCAGAAGCTGCCCAAGAAGAAGAACAAACATATCCCCCGGCCCCCGCAACCGGGCTCGCCCAACTACTGCAAGCCTGACCCACCCCCGCCACCCCCGCCCCACCCACACCACGGCAGCGGGGGCATCAGCCCGCCGCCACCCATCACCCCACCCTCCGTGGGGGTGACTGTGGCCGGGGCCTACCCAGCGGGGCCCCATGCGCACCCCGGGCTGCTCAGGGGGGGAGCGGGTGGGCTGGGGATCATGGGGCTGCCTCCTCTGCCGGCCCCTGGTGAGCCTTGCCCGTTGGCTCAGGAGGAGGTGATTGAGATCAACCGGGCAG ATCCTCGCCCCAATGGGGATCCGGCAGCAGCTGCGCTTGCCCACGAGGACTGCCCAGCCATTGACCAGCCCGCCATGTCCCCGGAAGACAAGAGCCCCATCACACCTGGAAGCCGTGGCCGCTATAGCCGGGACCGAGCCTGCTTCCTCCTCACCGACTATGCCGCTTCCCCTGATGGCTCCATCCGAAAAG ccactgGTGCTCCCCCACTGCCCCCCCAAGACTGGCGTAAGCCAGGCCCCCCAAGCTTCTTGCCCGACCTCAACGCCAACGCCGCGGCCTGGATATCCCCCTAG